One Lacipirellulaceae bacterium DNA window includes the following coding sequences:
- a CDS encoding Re/Si-specific NAD(P)(+) transhydrogenase subunit alpha, producing the protein MKIAVLRETFPGERRVALVPSVVAQVKKLGNDMQPVEVLVEAGAGEAAGFTDEMYREKSAEVWDDRRSLIEKADVLLQVRTLGANQEAGRDDLDSLQRNQVIIGTADPLGAPEAVKELAEKHVSLFALELIPRITRAQSMDVLSSMATIAGYKAVILAANHLPKLFPMLMTAAGTLTPAKVFVLGAGVAGLQAIASAKRLGAVVQAYDVRPVVKEQIESLGAKFVELDLNTGDTEDKGGYAKQLTEEQLVEQRKQLADIAAESDVVITTAAIPGRPSPLLITADAVERMAPGSVIVDLAAERGGNCELTEADQTVTKHDVTLCGPTNLPSEAPQHASQMFAKNVATLLGLLIKEGEVDIDLSDEVIRDTLATKDGTVQNDRLREMLGMEPLTKPATEPPAEHLAEK; encoded by the coding sequence ATGAAGATTGCCGTCCTCCGCGAAACCTTTCCTGGCGAACGCCGCGTTGCGTTGGTGCCCAGCGTCGTTGCTCAAGTGAAGAAGCTCGGTAATGACATGCAACCGGTGGAGGTTCTCGTCGAAGCCGGAGCCGGCGAGGCGGCTGGCTTTACTGATGAGATGTATCGAGAAAAAAGTGCGGAAGTCTGGGACGATCGCCGGTCGCTCATCGAAAAAGCCGATGTCTTGCTGCAAGTCCGGACTTTGGGCGCAAATCAAGAGGCGGGGCGTGACGATCTGGATTCGCTCCAGCGAAATCAAGTCATTATCGGCACGGCAGATCCCTTGGGTGCCCCGGAAGCCGTGAAGGAACTCGCCGAGAAGCACGTCAGCCTTTTCGCGTTGGAACTCATTCCACGCATCACGCGTGCCCAGAGCATGGATGTGCTCTCCTCCATGGCGACCATCGCCGGCTACAAAGCGGTGATCTTGGCGGCCAATCATTTGCCGAAGTTGTTTCCGATGCTGATGACTGCCGCGGGGACGCTCACCCCCGCGAAAGTGTTTGTCTTGGGTGCGGGCGTGGCGGGCTTGCAGGCGATCGCTTCGGCCAAGCGATTAGGAGCGGTCGTGCAAGCGTATGATGTACGACCGGTCGTGAAGGAGCAGATCGAGTCGCTGGGGGCGAAGTTTGTCGAGCTTGACCTCAATACGGGCGATACCGAAGACAAGGGTGGCTATGCTAAGCAGTTGACCGAAGAACAGCTCGTTGAACAACGCAAGCAACTGGCCGACATTGCCGCTGAGAGTGACGTCGTGATCACAACAGCAGCCATCCCTGGACGGCCCTCACCGCTGTTGATCACTGCCGACGCGGTTGAGCGGATGGCACCGGGGTCGGTGATCGTCGATTTGGCGGCTGAACGTGGCGGCAACTGTGAACTGACCGAGGCGGATCAGACGGTCACGAAGCACGACGTCACCCTCTGCGGCCCGACGAACCTACCCAGCGAAGCACCTCAACACGCGAGCCAGATGTTCGCCAAGAACGTGGCGACTCTGCTCGGACTGTTGATCAAGGAGGGAGAAGTCGACATCGATCTGAGTGACGAGGTGATCCGCGACACCCTCGCCACGAAGGATGGCACTGTGCAGAACGATCGGCTACGGGAAATGTTGGGGATGGAACCGCTAACGAAACCAGCCACGGAGCCGCCAGCGGAGCATTTGGCGGAGAAGTGA
- a CDS encoding NAD(P) transhydrogenase subunit alpha → MTIITALTIFVLAIFIGFEIITKVPPTLHTPLMSGSNAISGITLVGAILAGGSTLGSLLGFLAIVFATLNVVGGFLVTHRMLEMFKKK, encoded by the coding sequence ATGACCATAATCACCGCCCTTACGATCTTCGTCCTCGCCATCTTTATCGGCTTTGAGATCATCACGAAGGTCCCGCCGACCTTGCACACGCCCTTGATGAGCGGTTCGAACGCCATCAGCGGCATTACGCTCGTCGGGGCGATCCTCGCAGGCGGGAGTACGTTGGGATCGTTACTCGGGTTCCTGGCGATTGTGTTCGCCACGCTGAACGTCGTAGGCGGTTTTCTAGTCACGCATCGCATGTTGGAAATGTTCAAGAAGAAATAA
- a CDS encoding NAD(P)(+) transhydrogenase (Re/Si-specific) subunit beta produces MLENLLLLAETTTVTLKNGDLTVTEGVDAAVTENFAQIGYLVAAVLFILGIKGMTHPRTAVRGNLLGAVGMFVAVLVTVVQQGVSLPTVLAGIAVGGAGGMWLAKKVEMTQMPQLVALFNAFGGIASVFVAGAEVLKGPAADVDGTVAGLAAGLAGLIGAVTFSGSLVAAGKLQELPQFKKPWTFGGLQAVCGLLLLVGLFFVLEMVDNTGWEYFPLVILALVLGALLTLPIGGADMPVVIALLNSYSGLAAAAAGFVISNNVLIIAGSLVGASGLILTSIMCKAMNRSLTNVLFAKFEPAADGPSADSVYEGKIKSTSPEELAMLLDGVQRVVIVPGYGLAVAQAQHTVRDLANLLEAEGVTVEYAIHPVAGRMPGHMNVLLAEADVPYEQLKEMDEINPTFAQCDVAIVIGANDVVNPVANTDPTSPIAGMPILDVIEARTVVVIKRSLSPGFAGIPNPLFAADNCLMLFGDGKKALNELVAALKEG; encoded by the coding sequence GTGCTTGAAAACCTACTCCTACTCGCCGAGACCACGACCGTTACCTTGAAGAACGGTGATCTGACCGTGACTGAAGGTGTTGATGCTGCAGTAACGGAGAACTTCGCGCAGATCGGATATCTCGTTGCCGCGGTGTTGTTCATCCTCGGCATCAAAGGCATGACGCACCCGCGGACCGCGGTCCGTGGGAATTTGCTCGGCGCCGTCGGAATGTTTGTTGCCGTGCTGGTGACGGTTGTGCAGCAAGGGGTTTCGCTACCGACGGTACTTGCCGGCATCGCTGTTGGTGGTGCGGGGGGGATGTGGCTTGCCAAGAAGGTCGAGATGACGCAGATGCCGCAGTTGGTGGCGTTGTTCAATGCGTTCGGCGGGATCGCCTCGGTGTTCGTCGCTGGGGCGGAAGTCTTGAAAGGTCCGGCTGCCGATGTCGACGGAACGGTTGCTGGGCTGGCGGCCGGACTGGCGGGACTGATTGGGGCGGTCACGTTCAGCGGCTCGCTGGTTGCCGCGGGGAAGCTTCAGGAGCTGCCCCAGTTCAAAAAGCCTTGGACCTTCGGTGGGCTGCAAGCGGTTTGTGGCTTGCTACTGCTGGTGGGTTTGTTTTTTGTCCTGGAAATGGTCGACAACACCGGTTGGGAATATTTCCCGCTCGTGATTCTGGCTTTGGTACTCGGGGCTTTGCTTACGTTACCCATCGGCGGTGCCGACATGCCGGTGGTAATTGCGCTGTTGAACAGTTACTCCGGCCTGGCCGCGGCTGCTGCCGGTTTTGTGATCTCGAACAACGTGTTGATCATCGCTGGCTCGCTAGTGGGGGCATCGGGGCTGATTCTTACCAGCATTATGTGCAAGGCGATGAATCGCTCGCTGACAAACGTGTTGTTCGCAAAGTTCGAACCGGCAGCCGACGGCCCGTCCGCCGACAGCGTGTACGAAGGCAAGATCAAGAGTACGTCACCCGAAGAGCTTGCCATGCTGCTTGATGGTGTGCAGCGGGTGGTGATTGTCCCCGGGTACGGCTTGGCCGTGGCACAAGCTCAGCACACGGTGCGTGATTTGGCGAACTTACTGGAAGCCGAGGGCGTCACGGTCGAGTACGCCATCCACCCGGTGGCAGGTCGGATGCCGGGGCACATGAACGTGCTGCTCGCTGAGGCGGACGTGCCGTACGAGCAGCTCAAGGAAATGGATGAGATCAACCCAACCTTCGCTCAGTGCGACGTGGCAATCGTCATCGGCGCCAACGACGTCGTGAACCCCGTCGCCAACACCGACCCCACCAGCCCGATCGCCGGGATGCCGATTCTTGATGTGATCGAGGCCCGAACCGTGGTGGTCATCAAACGGAGCTTGAGCCCTGGTTTCGCTGGCATACCCAATCCGCTCTTTGCTGCTGATAACTGCCTGATGTTGTTCGGCGACGGCAAGAAGGCACTTAATGAGTTGGTAGCGGCACTCAAGGAAGGGTGA
- the mutY gene encoding A/G-specific adenine glycosylase has protein sequence MTKLDSKWKQTFRRKLLAWYAKHERDLPWRKSSDPYRVWVSEVMLQQTQVETVKAYFQRFMTAFPTVHRLAAAEEQEVLKLWEGLGYYRRARGLHAAAKVVVEEYKGAFPEDVPTLMKLPGIGRYTAGAIVSIAHDKPAPILEANTIRLFARLIAYRDDPTKSAGQRRLWSTAEEVLPRKNVARFNQALMELGSLVCKPASPLCEECPVNTLCETNRLGLQEKISGAKKKLKFAEVREAAVVVRKNSKFLLRQCAEGERWAGLWDFPRFEVESEGPLFVQNELARKVSQQTGITIGNAQLLKTLKHGVTRFRITLDCFEADCNGGRVRSTKEKPVRWVSASELAELPLSVTGRKIAKMLGN, from the coding sequence GTGACCAAGTTAGATTCCAAGTGGAAACAGACTTTTCGTCGAAAGCTGCTCGCTTGGTACGCAAAGCATGAGCGAGATCTTCCTTGGCGGAAGTCGAGCGATCCTTATCGCGTGTGGGTCAGTGAGGTGATGCTGCAGCAGACCCAGGTGGAGACCGTCAAAGCCTATTTCCAACGCTTCATGACGGCTTTCCCCACGGTTCACCGCTTAGCCGCTGCGGAGGAACAAGAAGTCTTAAAGCTGTGGGAGGGGCTCGGCTATTATCGTCGCGCTCGGGGATTACACGCGGCGGCGAAGGTTGTTGTTGAAGAATATAAAGGGGCGTTTCCTGAGGATGTCCCCACTCTGATGAAGCTACCGGGCATCGGACGCTACACCGCAGGGGCAATTGTTTCAATTGCGCATGACAAGCCGGCACCGATCCTCGAAGCGAACACGATTCGATTATTCGCGCGGCTGATTGCTTACCGAGATGACCCGACCAAGTCTGCCGGGCAGCGCCGGCTGTGGTCGACCGCTGAGGAAGTTCTTCCGCGAAAGAATGTCGCTCGTTTCAATCAGGCATTGATGGAGTTGGGCTCGCTGGTCTGCAAACCGGCTTCTCCGTTGTGCGAGGAGTGTCCGGTCAATACGCTATGCGAAACCAATCGTCTGGGACTTCAAGAGAAGATTTCTGGTGCGAAGAAGAAGCTGAAATTCGCGGAAGTACGCGAAGCAGCAGTTGTCGTGCGAAAGAACAGCAAGTTTCTTCTAAGGCAGTGTGCCGAAGGGGAACGCTGGGCCGGTTTGTGGGACTTTCCCCGGTTTGAAGTGGAAAGCGAGGGGCCGCTTTTTGTTCAGAACGAGTTAGCAAGAAAGGTGAGTCAGCAAACCGGCATCACGATTGGAAACGCTCAACTGCTGAAGACCCTCAAACATGGCGTGACGCGATTTCGGATTACGCTGGATTGCTTCGAGGCGGATTGCAACGGTGGCAGGGTGCGCTCCACAAAAGAAAAGCCCGTGCGCTGGGTGAGTGCCAGCGAGCTTGCTGAGTTGCCCCTCAGTGTGACGGGGCGGAAGATTGCGAAGATGCTAGGCAACTAA
- a CDS encoding dicarboxylate/amino acid:cation symporter, which produces MRLALHWQILIAMILGTIIGVVLNAGASSYELEKPVELKNAKIWSADSPDRILLAIDDGKSPRRIVVGEKTEEKLDWPNPPLVDAAPRPKFFPTLAELKKQDPTAFKAFHQNGRSTARWCGDTAKLIGDLFLRMLKMVSVPLIIASLLSGVTGLGQAERLGKMFGRTLLYYVSTSLLAIMTGLLMVNLIRPGVGGAEKPEAEPVVAEAHEAQPLGEVLYEQLLNMIPTNPFASAANGDFLSIIAFTIFFGVCTILVGGTAAERIRELVEAVFAVMMKLTTIIIALAPIGVFFLMLAVTATQGIGIFGTLGWYMLAVAMALGVHALITLPLIVRFIAQRSPWAYAQAMSPALLTAFSSASSNGTLPLTLTCVEERAKVSNRVGSFVLPLGATVNMDGTALYEVVAVLFIAQFNGLDLGLADQMIVAFTALLASIGAAGIPHAGLVMMAIILQAVGLPTEDQALIIAVDRVLDMGRTAVNVWSDSCGCAVIARFEAEGEETPKVPVEGELNI; this is translated from the coding sequence ATGCGCTTAGCTCTCCACTGGCAGATTCTTATCGCCATGATTCTTGGCACCATCATCGGTGTCGTACTCAACGCAGGGGCCAGTTCTTACGAACTTGAGAAACCGGTTGAACTCAAGAATGCGAAGATTTGGTCCGCGGATTCACCGGACCGCATCTTGCTGGCGATTGATGATGGCAAGTCGCCTCGGCGGATCGTTGTCGGCGAGAAAACAGAAGAGAAGCTCGATTGGCCGAATCCGCCGCTGGTGGACGCAGCCCCCCGGCCAAAGTTCTTCCCGACACTGGCGGAGCTCAAGAAGCAGGACCCAACAGCTTTCAAAGCCTTTCACCAAAATGGCCGCAGCACCGCCCGCTGGTGCGGCGATACGGCCAAGCTGATCGGCGACCTTTTCTTACGTATGTTGAAGATGGTCTCCGTGCCTTTGATCATCGCCTCGTTACTCTCAGGAGTCACGGGACTCGGCCAAGCCGAACGGCTCGGGAAAATGTTTGGTCGGACGCTGTTATATTACGTTTCAACCAGTTTGCTGGCGATCATGACCGGCCTGCTCATGGTGAACCTCATCCGGCCAGGAGTTGGCGGAGCTGAGAAACCTGAAGCAGAACCTGTGGTAGCTGAGGCGCACGAAGCCCAACCCTTAGGAGAAGTCCTTTACGAGCAACTTCTCAACATGATCCCCACCAACCCGTTCGCCTCAGCCGCAAATGGGGACTTTCTTTCGATCATCGCCTTTACGATCTTCTTCGGCGTTTGCACGATCCTCGTCGGCGGGACCGCAGCCGAGCGGATTCGCGAACTGGTCGAAGCCGTTTTTGCGGTGATGATGAAGCTCACGACGATCATCATTGCCCTCGCGCCCATCGGCGTGTTCTTCCTCATGCTTGCCGTCACTGCAACGCAAGGGATCGGCATCTTCGGCACGCTCGGCTGGTACATGTTGGCGGTCGCGATGGCGCTTGGCGTCCACGCCCTGATCACGCTACCACTGATCGTGCGGTTCATTGCTCAACGTAGCCCCTGGGCCTACGCCCAAGCGATGAGTCCCGCGCTGCTCACGGCATTCAGCTCCGCCAGCAGCAACGGCACCTTGCCGCTAACGCTGACTTGCGTAGAAGAACGCGCGAAAGTCAGCAACCGCGTCGGCTCATTCGTGCTGCCGCTTGGGGCAACCGTCAACATGGACGGCACGGCACTCTACGAAGTGGTTGCCGTGCTGTTCATCGCCCAGTTTAACGGACTCGATTTGGGCCTTGCCGACCAAATGATCGTCGCCTTCACGGCACTCTTGGCGAGCATCGGTGCCGCAGGAATCCCGCACGCGGGGCTGGTGATGATGGCCATTATCCTGCAAGCCGTCGGCCTGCCGACTGAAGATCAAGCCCTCATCATCGCTGTCGACCGTGTCCTCGACATGGGCCGCACGGCCGTGAACGTCTGGAGCGACTCCTGCGGCTGTGCGGTGATCGCACGGTTTGAAGCGGAGGGAGAAGAGACGCCAAAAGTCCCGGTCGAGGGTGAGTTGAACATATAA
- a CDS encoding tetratricopeptide repeat protein, with protein sequence MIRRSILASLAVAFVSLLLFPIPCFAEGPGQHDFDEALRTRITGEGMRDLNGVIELLQSALDKGLDMENTEFAETMLSSAQYERATVLVKLLGSGRVNPQQSRQLARMAISDLRTVLAYDDPPKEARLMLGKLLANPGGDPAEARRLLDKFLKSAEIDEPTTEQVDSSEGGNLPEEPEVITDSMKAEALALRGSLQRDPGKAMADFDAAVKLDPDNLNFGVARATFLRTQKRYQESLDAVEQLLEEHKENIPLQIFQGEVLRRLDKNEEALAVFDAIDEQKSDLALVYQNRGEIYRQMNDLDEALRQYSKVIELQPNSLFTLIQRAEIYFSQGKSDEAMADVDAVLEKSPNQTTAFRLKAEILANNRQVDEAIDIIQQAIAASPNQPELKMQLANYFYLSAKPKQAIEAYTEVLQAFPENYLALRSRGDAHLNLGDHASAVVDFQKAYELRQDDSFLLNNYAWLLATSPDEEVRNGKLAIELATKACEIEEYKAGHILSTLAAAYAETGDFEKAKEWSNKAIEVGKPEQLEELKKELEKYKQNQPMRERQTVEQLKEQLEEAAKTIETEPVESTDAAVAE encoded by the coding sequence ATGATTCGCCGTTCAATACTCGCTTCGCTTGCCGTCGCGTTCGTTTCGCTTCTCCTTTTCCCCATCCCCTGCTTTGCTGAAGGCCCCGGGCAACACGACTTTGACGAGGCCCTACGCACTCGCATCACCGGCGAGGGGATGCGTGACCTTAACGGCGTGATCGAGCTCTTGCAGTCGGCCCTCGATAAAGGGCTCGACATGGAGAATACCGAATTCGCTGAGACGATGCTCTCTAGTGCTCAGTACGAACGAGCCACCGTCCTGGTGAAATTACTCGGCTCCGGCAGAGTCAATCCGCAGCAAAGCAGACAGTTGGCTCGCATGGCTATCTCCGACCTGCGGACCGTGCTGGCGTACGACGATCCTCCCAAAGAAGCTCGCCTGATGTTGGGCAAGTTGTTGGCCAACCCTGGCGGCGATCCGGCAGAAGCGCGACGTCTCCTTGATAAGTTTCTCAAGAGCGCTGAGATCGACGAACCGACCACCGAACAAGTCGACAGTTCCGAAGGCGGCAATCTGCCGGAAGAACCGGAAGTGATTACCGATTCGATGAAGGCCGAGGCGCTGGCTCTTCGCGGCAGCTTGCAACGCGATCCCGGCAAAGCGATGGCAGACTTCGATGCCGCGGTGAAGCTCGACCCCGATAATCTCAATTTCGGCGTCGCGCGAGCAACATTTCTGCGCACGCAGAAACGCTATCAAGAATCACTCGACGCAGTTGAGCAACTCCTTGAGGAACACAAGGAAAACATTCCACTCCAGATCTTCCAAGGAGAAGTCCTGCGGCGGCTCGACAAGAATGAGGAGGCGCTGGCCGTTTTTGACGCGATCGACGAACAGAAGTCCGACTTGGCTTTGGTCTATCAAAATCGCGGCGAAATCTACCGTCAGATGAACGACCTTGACGAAGCACTCCGACAATACTCGAAGGTCATCGAGTTGCAGCCGAATTCGCTATTCACGCTGATCCAACGTGCGGAAATCTATTTCTCGCAAGGCAAATCTGACGAAGCGATGGCCGACGTTGATGCGGTACTCGAGAAAAGCCCCAACCAAACGACAGCTTTCCGACTCAAGGCGGAGATCCTCGCAAACAACCGTCAGGTTGACGAAGCCATCGACATCATCCAGCAAGCCATCGCCGCCTCGCCGAATCAGCCCGAACTGAAAATGCAGCTTGCCAACTACTTCTACCTCAGCGCGAAGCCCAAGCAGGCCATCGAAGCCTACACGGAAGTGCTCCAGGCTTTCCCTGAAAACTATCTGGCGCTCCGCAGTCGCGGCGACGCACACCTCAACCTCGGCGACCACGCTTCGGCCGTTGTCGACTTCCAAAAGGCCTATGAGCTAAGGCAGGATGATTCGTTCCTCTTAAACAATTACGCCTGGCTGCTCGCGACTTCCCCTGACGAGGAGGTCCGCAACGGCAAGCTCGCCATCGAACTTGCCACCAAAGCATGTGAAATCGAAGAGTACAAAGCCGGGCACATCCTCAGCACCCTCGCTGCCGCGTACGCGGAAACAGGCGACTTCGAAAAAGCCAAGGAGTGGTCGAACAAAGCGATCGAAGTCGGCAAGCCCGAGCAACTTGAGGAACTGAAGAAAGAACTCGAAAAGTACAAGCAAAACCAACCGATGCGCGAACGACAGACGGTTGAGCAGTTGAAGGAACAACTCGAAGAGGCCGCGAAAACGATTGAAACTGAGCCTGTGGAATCGACCGATGCCGCAGTGGCTGAATAA
- a CDS encoding protein kinase — MGFRKLGHRNATEGVPYSFLKKGGRLLRSSPGKAKLAVEDANQGECIVMTAARYQSKSHPALELLSDYALGRLDEAELEGIAEHLDQCDDCQETLTSLASEDTLVRGLAMEFETSSYESEADLAAVLESLKEKPREETLDFQRGQNDPEDAITPQTLRDYRLLEKLGSGGMGTVYRAKHERLGRQVALKVLPRERMRQPQAIARFAREMQAVGNLDHPHIVRAFDAGEIDGKHFLAMELIDGIDLSALSKQQGQLSVGIACELVRQAALGLQYAHDQGLVHRDVKPSNLMLDRTGTVKVLDLGLARLLSDSGDELHPDGSDGHSLEGSNFQTLDPILTGTDQVMGTPDYMAPEQCTGAKVDARSDVFSLGATLYKLLTGHAPYSGSEFNTLAKKITGLTERPVPPVTTHRQDLPTKLVKLIEKMLEKDPDRRPQTAAEVAMLLEPLASATKVQDLLTTLHGEDASVTDKVPPSLESSPPSGFGRKWLVGAAFFGFLVAAVVLLKLQTPEGQLTVEVPPEARDQVQVEVRQGDQIKVLNPEEGWEARLDEGNWEIMLKNAGDDLKLDKDQVTIQRGEQELVRIVLDRKKATNRQVKAAEVSVLDLTADPKRSEWSLDCTLYTKAYKLDGNQTIDLGDKLRWQVRSEYRGNTPQGPVVDPRITIALVDDSKNFWPMIMKLSLEQARGFQGVVASVSEKRMLQAMPHRLSATMDVEQLPRDEIGRIQLPEDAWFSFGKSSDKSDRFPLELKVYPQAKQRKNPICTAKMSHAIGLRLASQLKQAVEIKKREQALKRQEPGVLRRFSPIVDAPISEHKRVVKERDGGGYVASEWQFNPTEPTTLRLFEINKPENVENCVVTFRAKMKTKDLEGKAYLEMWVRVPPNPEAFSKGFHHAVSGTNDWATYETPFFLKKGEQADLLKLNVVTEGAGTIFLNDVEVIVAPMPGSPSAEAKR, encoded by the coding sequence GTGGGGTTCCGCAAACTCGGGCACCGGAACGCCACGGAGGGCGTTCCCTACAGTTTTCTGAAAAAAGGTGGCAGACTCCTACGTTCTTCTCCTGGCAAGGCAAAACTTGCCGTTGAGGACGCCAATCAAGGAGAATGCATCGTGATGACTGCCGCACGCTACCAATCAAAATCGCATCCCGCCCTCGAACTACTCAGCGATTACGCTCTCGGACGCCTCGATGAGGCGGAACTGGAGGGAATCGCCGAGCATCTCGACCAGTGCGACGACTGTCAGGAAACGCTTACCTCTCTCGCAAGCGAGGACACACTTGTTCGCGGACTTGCGATGGAGTTTGAAACTTCATCCTACGAGTCCGAGGCCGATCTGGCAGCGGTGCTGGAATCGCTCAAGGAAAAACCACGGGAAGAAACGCTTGATTTCCAGCGAGGCCAGAACGATCCCGAAGACGCAATCACCCCGCAAACCCTTCGCGACTATCGACTCTTAGAAAAGCTCGGCAGTGGGGGGATGGGAACCGTGTATCGCGCGAAGCACGAGCGGCTCGGTCGACAGGTGGCACTGAAAGTCTTGCCGCGTGAACGCATGCGTCAGCCCCAAGCCATCGCACGCTTCGCACGGGAAATGCAAGCGGTCGGTAACCTCGATCACCCCCACATCGTCCGTGCGTTCGACGCGGGAGAGATCGACGGCAAGCACTTCTTGGCCATGGAGCTCATTGACGGGATTGATCTTTCGGCATTGTCCAAACAACAAGGCCAACTCTCGGTAGGCATCGCCTGTGAGCTCGTCCGCCAAGCAGCTCTCGGCTTGCAATACGCCCACGACCAGGGTCTGGTGCATCGCGATGTGAAACCGTCAAACCTGATGCTCGACCGGACGGGTACGGTGAAGGTTCTCGACTTAGGGCTCGCCCGTTTATTGAGCGACTCGGGTGATGAGTTGCACCCTGACGGTTCTGATGGCCATTCCCTTGAGGGGAGTAACTTTCAAACACTCGACCCGATCCTGACGGGCACGGATCAAGTGATGGGCACGCCCGACTACATGGCCCCTGAACAATGCACCGGAGCCAAAGTCGACGCGCGGAGCGATGTGTTTAGCCTAGGGGCGACCCTCTACAAACTGCTCACGGGACACGCTCCCTACTCCGGGAGCGAGTTCAACACGCTCGCCAAGAAAATCACAGGACTGACAGAACGCCCGGTTCCTCCAGTAACGACACACCGTCAGGATTTGCCAACCAAGCTGGTGAAGCTCATCGAGAAGATGCTAGAGAAAGACCCTGATCGCAGGCCTCAAACGGCAGCAGAGGTTGCAATGTTGCTTGAACCCTTGGCTTCCGCCACAAAAGTGCAGGATCTGTTAACGACCTTACACGGCGAAGACGCAAGCGTCACAGACAAAGTCCCCCCATCGCTTGAGTCTTCGCCGCCATCGGGGTTCGGCCGTAAGTGGCTCGTCGGTGCCGCCTTCTTTGGCTTCCTAGTCGCTGCAGTTGTGCTGCTAAAGCTCCAAACCCCCGAGGGCCAACTCACGGTCGAAGTCCCTCCCGAGGCCCGCGATCAAGTGCAAGTCGAGGTCCGCCAGGGCGATCAAATCAAGGTTCTTAATCCCGAGGAAGGGTGGGAGGCTCGACTCGACGAAGGCAACTGGGAAATCATGCTGAAGAACGCTGGCGACGATTTGAAGCTCGACAAAGATCAGGTGACCATCCAGCGCGGTGAGCAGGAACTGGTGCGGATCGTGCTGGATCGAAAGAAAGCAACGAACCGCCAGGTGAAGGCTGCTGAAGTCTCCGTTCTCGACTTGACTGCCGATCCCAAACGCAGCGAGTGGAGTCTCGATTGTACGCTCTATACGAAGGCGTACAAACTCGATGGGAATCAAACAATCGATCTTGGCGACAAACTTCGTTGGCAGGTGCGGTCAGAATATCGTGGCAACACTCCACAGGGCCCCGTTGTCGATCCGAGAATTACTATCGCTCTTGTGGACGATAGCAAAAACTTTTGGCCAATGATCATGAAGCTGTCTCTTGAGCAGGCACGTGGATTTCAGGGGGTCGTTGCGAGCGTCTCAGAAAAAAGAATGCTGCAAGCCATGCCTCACCGCCTATCGGCCACGATGGATGTTGAACAATTACCACGAGATGAAATCGGAAGAATTCAACTGCCAGAGGACGCTTGGTTTTCATTCGGGAAGTCGAGTGACAAGTCTGATCGATTTCCTCTCGAGTTGAAGGTTTATCCGCAAGCGAAGCAACGAAAGAACCCAATTTGTACTGCCAAAATGTCGCATGCAATTGGACTACGCCTAGCTTCACAGCTCAAGCAAGCGGTTGAAATCAAAAAACGCGAGCAAGCTCTGAAGCGACAAGAGCCAGGGGTACTTCGGAGATTCAGCCCCATCGTTGACGCACCGATCAGCGAACACAAGCGGGTAGTGAAAGAAAGGGATGGCGGTGGCTATGTCGCCAGCGAGTGGCAATTTAATCCTACTGAGCCAACCACTTTACGGCTTTTCGAAATCAACAAACCTGAAAACGTTGAGAACTGCGTCGTCACGTTCCGCGCGAAAATGAAGACCAAGGATCTCGAAGGCAAAGCCTACCTGGAGATGTGGGTCCGCGTCCCCCCGAATCCTGAAGCGTTCTCCAAAGGCTTCCACCACGCAGTAAGCGGCACCAACGACTGGGCAACTTACGAAACACCGTTCTTCCTGAAAAAGGGCGAGCAGGCTGATCTGCTGAAGCTTAATGTTGTCACTGAAGGGGCGGGCACCATCTTTCTGAATGATGTGGAGGTGATCGTCGCACCGATGCCGGGAAGTCCATCAGCGGAGGCCAAACGATGA
- a CDS encoding sigma-70 family RNA polymerase sigma factor yields MPSADSISSTLLVRLRQQQPDAWERLTTLFGPIVYGWCRRAELNSADAADVTQEVFRSVATGLEKFRRDRPGDSFRGWLTTIARNRIRDHYRRVANRPQVRGGTEFNRRVQDLPDHVLPDGDADASLDGLSTASVESRSVLHRTLQYVQAEFEPNTWQAFLRTTVEQQVPADVAESLGISVNAVYKAKSKVLRRLREELDGLL; encoded by the coding sequence ATGCCCTCCGCTGATTCTATCTCCTCAACCTTGCTGGTTCGACTTCGCCAGCAACAGCCCGATGCTTGGGAGCGCCTAACGACGCTCTTCGGCCCCATCGTCTACGGCTGGTGTCGGCGGGCGGAATTAAACTCAGCGGATGCCGCCGATGTCACCCAAGAGGTTTTTCGCTCGGTGGCAACCGGCCTGGAGAAGTTCCGCCGAGATCGTCCGGGCGACTCATTTCGCGGTTGGCTGACCACGATCGCCCGCAACCGCATCCGCGACCACTACCGTCGGGTTGCCAACCGGCCGCAAGTGCGGGGTGGGACCGAGTTCAACAGGCGGGTCCAAGACCTGCCCGACCATGTTTTGCCCGATGGGGACGCCGACGCCAGTCTCGATGGTCTTAGCACGGCCAGCGTCGAATCACGCAGCGTCTTGCATCGGACGCTGCAGTACGTCCAGGCGGAGTTTGAGCCCAACACTTGGCAGGCTTTTCTGAGAACTACCGTTGAGCAACAAGTCCCGGCTGACGTCGCTGAGTCGCTGGGCATCTCCGTGAATGCGGTCTACAAGGCAAAAAGCAAGGTTCTGAGGCGATTACGTGAGGAACTTGATGGACTCCTGTAG